A window from Mustela erminea isolate mMusErm1 chromosome 17, mMusErm1.Pri, whole genome shotgun sequence encodes these proteins:
- the LOC116576214 gene encoding metallothionein-1-like: MDPNCSCGTGGSCTCAGSCKCSSCKKSCCSCCPVGCAKCAQGCICKGASDKCSCCA, translated from the coding sequence ATGGATCCCAACTGCTCCTGCGGTACAGGTGGTTCCTGCACGTGCGCTGGCTCCTGCAAATGCAGTTCCTGCAAAAAGAGCTGTTGCTCCTGCTGCCCGGTGGGCTGTGCCAAGTGCGCCCAGGGCTGCATTTGCAAAGGGGCGTCGGACAAGTGCAGCTGCTGTGCCTGA